The following is a genomic window from Candidatus Poribacteria bacterium.
ATCCTGGATCGGATCGGCAAACCGCCCCTACCTCCCTATATCAAACGAGAACCTGATGATAGGGACAGGGAGAGATATCAGTGCGTCTATGCCGAGAAAAACGGTTCCGTCGCTGCACCCACAGCCGGACTGCATTTCACGGAGAGGCTCCTGGATGAGCTCCAAAGGATGGGAGTCGAAATTGCGAGGATAACGCTGCATGTGGGACTGGGAACCTTTCAGCCGGTGAAGGTGAAGGTGGTCGAAAGGCACAAGATGCATTCGGAGTTCTTCCACGTTCCAGAAGAGGCCGCCCAGGCGATAACCGATGCCAGATCCAGAGGTGGCAGGATTATCGCCGTGGGAACCACCTCTGTCAGAACGCTTGAGACCGTGGCGGATGAAAGGGGCAACGTTGCCCCCGCGGGCGGATACACCGATCTGTTCATATATCCGGGATACAGGTTCAAGGTGGTGGACGGGATGGTGACCAACTTCCACCTTCCCCGTTCGACCCTCCTGATGTTGGTATGTGCCTTCGCGGGCAGGGAGTTCGTGATGAAAGCCTATAAGGAAGCAGTTGAGAGGAGATACAGATTCTACAGCTATGGCGATGCGATGTTGATACTCTGAAAAGTTGACAAATCCGGAGGTTTTAAACGATAATTTCCCCGCTTAGTCCATCGTAAGGGAGATGCCGAGGAGATGAAAACATCGACGAAGTTACCGGACGACAGAGGATATTTCGGCTCATATGGCGGGAGGTTTGTTCCCGAAACGCTGATGGGAGCCTTGGAGGAGCTGGAGAAAGCCTACCTGGAACTTAAGGAGAAAGCCGATTTCCAGGAGGAACTGAGCTACTATCTTCGTGAATATGCTGGGAGACCATCTCCGCTTTACTTGGCGGAGAATCTCACCCGCCGCCTCGGCGGGGCGAAAATATACCTCAAACGCGAGGATCTCAACCATACGGGCGCCCATAAGATAAACAACACGATCGGTCAGGCGATCTTAGCCCGTAGAATGGGTAAGAGAAGGATCATCGCGGAGACGGGAGCGGGCCAACACGGCGTTGCCACGGCTACCGCCGCAGCGCTTTTCGGGATGGAATGTGAGATATACATGGGTGAGGAGGACATGCACCGCCAGTCGCTTAACGTGTTCAGGATGAGGCTCCTGGGTGCGGAAGTTAAGCCGGTGCTTTCGGGCTCCAGGACGCTCAAGGACGCCATTAACGAGGCGCTGCGCGACTGGGTTACCAACGTTCGAACGACGTATTATCTCTTAGGATCGGTCGTCGGACCCCATCCTTATCCGATGATCGTCCGAGATTTTCAGTCCGTCATCGGCAGTGAGGCCAGGGAGCAGATACTTCGGAAGGAGGGAAGGCTTCCCGATTACCTCATAGCCTGTGTGGGTGGGGGGAGCAACTCCATAGGGCTCTTTCACCCCTTCTATGAGGATAAAGAGGTGAAGTTCATCGGGGTCGAAGCGGCGGGGAAGGGGATCGAGACCGGAAAACATGCCGCTTCGATCTGCGCCGGATCGGTAGGCGTGTTTCACGGGGCAAAAAGCTTCCAGCTTCAGGATGAAGAGGGTCAGATCCATCCCACCCATTCCGTCTCGGCCGGGCTGGATTACCCTGGCGTCGGACCGGAACACGCCTTTTATCGGGAGACGGGAAGGGCAGAATATGTGGCCGTTAGAGATGAGGAGGCGCTTGAGGCGTTTAAACTGCTATCTGAGACGGAGGGGATCATCCCTGCGCTCGAATCCGCCCACGCGATAGCATATGCCGCCAAACTCGCGCCGAAGCTCGATCCCGATCGGATAATCATCATATGCCTCTCCGGAAGGGGGGATAAAGACGTCGAAACGGTCTCGAGGATCATGGGAGGTAGCCTATGAGCGGAGGGATCAAACAGGTTGAAGATCTCTTCAGGAAGCTGCGTCTTGAAGGGAAAACGGCTTTCATCCCTTACATCTGCGCGGGGGACCCTTCGCTTGATGTGACCCGACAGCTCGTCTTTGTCCTGGAGAGGGCGGGGAGCGACATACTGGAGCTGGGCGTTCCCTTCTCAGATCCGATAGCCGACGGACCGACCATACAGCGGGCCACGGGACGGGCCTTGAAGGCCGGAACGAACTTGAGGAAGATCCTCTCGCTGGTCGAAGGGATCAGAGGTGAAAGCGGGATACCGATATTTCTCATGACCTATTACAATCTGCCCTTCAGGTATGGCCTGGAGAGGTTTTGCCGTGACGCCGCATCGGTGGGGGTTGACGGATTGATAATCCCCGACCTGCCCCCCGAAGAGGCGATCGAGTATCTGGAACTGGCGAACAAGTATGAGCTGGCAACTGTATTTCTGGCCGCACCCACAAGCTCGCCTGACAGGCTCAGGCTGATA
Proteins encoded in this region:
- the queA gene encoding tRNA preQ1(34) S-adenosylmethionine ribosyltransferase-isomerase QueA produces the protein MRVDLFDYDLPKELIAQYPSPQRDRSRLMVLNRSDGSIRHTLFYRIGEHLRPGDLLVINDTKVIPARLFGRKARTGGRVEMLLLREVKPRIWEVLIKPVKKLYPGVIIEFGDGELEAKFLGRSPSGVFTVSLRYEGELREILDRIGKPPLPPYIKREPDDRDRERYQCVYAEKNGSVAAPTAGLHFTERLLDELQRMGVEIARITLHVGLGTFQPVKVKVVERHKMHSEFFHVPEEAAQAITDARSRGGRIIAVGTTSVRTLETVADERGNVAPAGGYTDLFIYPGYRFKVVDGMVTNFHLPRSTLLMLVCAFAGREFVMKAYKEAVERRYRFYSYGDAMLIL
- the trpB gene encoding tryptophan synthase subunit beta, whose product is MKTSTKLPDDRGYFGSYGGRFVPETLMGALEELEKAYLELKEKADFQEELSYYLREYAGRPSPLYLAENLTRRLGGAKIYLKREDLNHTGAHKINNTIGQAILARRMGKRRIIAETGAGQHGVATATAAALFGMECEIYMGEEDMHRQSLNVFRMRLLGAEVKPVLSGSRTLKDAINEALRDWVTNVRTTYYLLGSVVGPHPYPMIVRDFQSVIGSEAREQILRKEGRLPDYLIACVGGGSNSIGLFHPFYEDKEVKFIGVEAAGKGIETGKHAASICAGSVGVFHGAKSFQLQDEEGQIHPTHSVSAGLDYPGVGPEHAFYRETGRAEYVAVRDEEALEAFKLLSETEGIIPALESAHAIAYAAKLAPKLDPDRIIIICLSGRGDKDVETVSRIMGGSL
- a CDS encoding tryptophan synthase subunit alpha → MSGGIKQVEDLFRKLRLEGKTAFIPYICAGDPSLDVTRQLVFVLERAGSDILELGVPFSDPIADGPTIQRATGRALKAGTNLRKILSLVEGIRGESGIPIFLMTYYNLPFRYGLERFCRDAASVGVDGLIIPDLPPEEAIEYLELANKYELATVFLAAPTSSPDRLRLIASASSGFIYCVSITGVTGARERLSDEIGPMVERLRRLTDKPIGVGFGISNPEHVKEVGKVADAAIVGSAIIRTMEEAIKSGRDPIWAVERFASSLAEAAHQ